In the genome of Terribacillus sp. FSL K6-0262, one region contains:
- a CDS encoding PH domain-containing protein, producing MGSISNPETVYKRLPPLWMGLKALRSLREIIFFSIFLSVISTTRFSPFPFDNVKWIIAAYSIYKAISIVLEWKHFGYFFDNEGLHIKSGRFIKIDRHIPFQRIQGINEYTPFFHRLLGLTILLLDVGANDNKSSVKLDMLTHESSKEIKHNLIKYGSILKDNPDAEEQEMSTLKHPLRKTIYQISNKEIIIGSVTSLKLVLFFTLLYSFYGNVERLFSVQLNVEQVVSFFTSSWWLMSLGILSLLIISTGYGVLKTYLKYGDFSVATDQNRIFISKGRVNKTDFSIPKHKIQAVSIKYSLLNKLTGLVKVRIISTNDSDNQEVQTSNVLFPFINEKKARSLIEEMLPEFRLHEVMTTVPKKSIIPKLIRTSYLWLAAIAIVYFYLPSFWYVAFVLVSYILISQIRSGLFSGYSFEGDSIQLKKCRLSSTVIITSRSRLEELRFSQTLMQRIFNLSSFAVVSRSNPAKTTRMLDVPFKVSIELYTMYKADAIRKGKLTA from the coding sequence ATGGGTAGTATAAGCAATCCAGAAACAGTCTATAAAAGACTCCCTCCATTATGGATGGGTTTAAAAGCTCTCCGGTCGCTGAGAGAGATAATCTTCTTCTCGATATTTTTATCGGTTATCTCTACAACTAGGTTTTCGCCTTTCCCTTTTGATAATGTCAAATGGATTATTGCAGCTTATAGTATTTATAAAGCTATCTCAATTGTCCTAGAATGGAAGCATTTTGGATACTTCTTTGATAATGAAGGGCTGCATATAAAGAGTGGTCGCTTTATAAAGATAGACCGGCACATTCCATTCCAACGAATACAAGGTATAAATGAATATACACCTTTTTTCCATCGATTATTAGGATTAACCATACTTTTATTAGACGTAGGAGCAAATGATAATAAAAGCTCAGTAAAATTAGACATGTTAACTCATGAAAGTTCAAAAGAGATTAAACATAATTTAATTAAGTACGGTTCTATACTGAAAGACAATCCAGATGCGGAAGAACAAGAAATGAGTACTCTTAAGCATCCTTTAAGGAAAACTATCTATCAAATCTCTAATAAGGAGATTATTATTGGATCAGTTACATCTTTAAAGCTTGTTTTGTTCTTTACGTTACTTTATTCATTTTATGGAAATGTAGAGAGGTTATTTTCCGTCCAACTGAATGTGGAACAAGTAGTAAGTTTCTTTACAAGTAGCTGGTGGCTCATGTCTTTGGGAATATTATCATTGCTTATCATATCCACTGGGTATGGTGTACTTAAGACTTACCTTAAGTATGGTGACTTTTCCGTAGCTACTGATCAAAATAGAATCTTTATCAGCAAGGGAAGAGTAAATAAAACAGACTTTTCAATTCCAAAACACAAAATACAAGCTGTAAGTATCAAATATTCATTACTAAATAAACTTACCGGTCTAGTTAAAGTACGAATAATTAGCACTAATGACAGTGATAATCAAGAAGTCCAGACCTCCAATGTTCTGTTTCCCTTTATTAACGAGAAGAAAGCAAGATCCCTTATTGAAGAAATGTTACCCGAATTTCGTCTACATGAAGTTATGACTACAGTTCCTAAAAAGTCTATAATCCCAAAGCTGATACGAACAAGTTACTTATGGTTGGCAGCAATAGCAATAGTATACTTCTACTTGCCTTCTTTTTGGTACGTAGCTTTTGTATTAGTATCCTATATCCTGATTAGTCAAATACGAAGTGGGTTATTTAGTGGCTATTCTTTTGAAGGAGATAGTATTCAGTTAAAGAAATGCAGATTGTCGAGCACTGTTATTATCACCTCCAGATCTAGATTGGAGGAATTAAGATTTTCACAGACCTTAATGCAAAGGATATTCAATCTATCTTCTTTTGCTGTAGTATCACGCTCCAATCCTGCAAAGACTACCAGAATGTTGGATGTTCCTTTTAAAGTATCCATAGAGTTATACACTATGTATAAAGCAGATGCTATCAGAAAAGGCAAACTGACTGCATGA
- a CDS encoding PH domain-containing protein gives MHLTLKEPSKKISPYAIKYWRLVDIIVYSVVFCILGVLYLLKTTYNWPNWWDTVFLLGTILLVLSFIIEFFYIPKFKQRTWRYEVNENSIQLKYGRFLKKSYKIIPMNKVYYVNTYQHPLLKRYNLSTLKIGTIAYVHEIPALPEQEAQHIRQLISDLSGMNITNSNGEARHIDG, from the coding sequence ATGCATTTAACACTTAAAGAACCTTCCAAGAAAATTTCTCCGTATGCAATCAAGTATTGGAGATTAGTCGATATTATCGTCTATTCAGTCGTATTTTGTATATTAGGAGTACTATACCTTCTAAAGACTACTTATAATTGGCCTAATTGGTGGGATACTGTTTTCCTTTTAGGTACTATCCTTTTAGTACTTTCCTTCATAATTGAGTTCTTTTATATACCAAAATTCAAGCAAAGGACTTGGAGATATGAAGTTAACGAGAACAGCATTCAACTCAAATATGGTCGTTTCCTGAAGAAGTCTTATAAAATCATCCCTATGAATAAGGTCTACTATGTAAACACGTATCAGCACCCTCTGCTGAAACGATATAATCTATCCACTCTAAAAATTGGTACTATAGCTTATGTACACGAAATCCCAGCGCTACCTGAACAAGAAGCCCAGCACATTCGCCAACTGATATCCGACTTGTCCGGAATGAATATAACCAATTCCAATGGGGAAGCGAGGCATATCGATGGGTAG
- a CDS encoding aureocin A53 family class IId bacteriocin has translation MGAAWALISRLSGAAYNWAAKNIGTVWNWIKNGATFEWISDKIDSIIN, from the coding sequence ATGGGAGCAGCATGGGCGCTAATTTCAAGACTATCAGGGGCAGCATACAACTGGGCAGCAAAAAATATCGGCACAGTTTGGAACTGGATCAAAAACGGTGCTACTTTCGAGTGGATCAGCGATAAGATTGATTCCATCATTAACTAA
- a CDS encoding DUF2089 family protein: protein MNKKDVPSWILSLDSEDLEFIRKFILNSGSLKDLAKAYEVSYPTVRLRLNRLIQKIELVEESESEELVSFIKKLAIEERITLEDARLIIQKYNSEKEGI from the coding sequence ATGAACAAGAAGGACGTTCCTTCGTGGATCTTATCGTTGGATTCTGAAGACCTTGAATTTATACGTAAGTTCATCCTTAATTCTGGTTCATTAAAGGACTTAGCCAAAGCGTATGAAGTATCTTATCCAACAGTGCGGCTAAGATTGAATCGACTGATACAAAAAATTGAATTAGTGGAAGAAAGTGAATCTGAAGAGTTGGTTAGCTTTATAAAGAAATTAGCAATAGAAGAACGTATAACACTTGAAGATGCTCGACTAATCATCCAAAAATACAATAGCGAAAAGGAAGGGATTTAA
- a CDS encoding ABC transporter ATP-binding protein — translation MYAIETNNLTKKYGEKTVVNQVNLKVKKGSVFGFLGKNGAGKSTLINMLTGLAIPTSGTFKLNLNDSGSKKKVQAKVGVMPDYSSFYDDLSALEHLRYFSKILGVKMKKEEYIRLLEMVGLESDTKLKVKKFSFGMKKKLGIAQTLLNNPDIIFLDEPTSGVDANSVLTIHSLIKDISSDGTTVFLTSHNLDEVEKLCDEISIMDKGAIKLQGSIDSLKKEFQKNLTVTVKHGHIPAQHKDNLKHKLDSLASNVEWEEEYVRFVVAEEKKISSINRLFTGLDVDVYRIQVYEPSLEEIFLNTGKEETVPLRSHHAV, via the coding sequence ATGTACGCAATAGAGACAAATAATCTCACAAAAAAGTATGGTGAAAAAACAGTCGTTAACCAAGTTAATCTAAAAGTCAAAAAGGGATCGGTATTTGGTTTTTTAGGTAAAAACGGTGCCGGTAAGTCTACATTGATTAACATGTTAACTGGTTTAGCAATCCCTACTTCAGGAACTTTCAAATTAAATTTGAATGATTCAGGTTCGAAAAAGAAAGTGCAGGCTAAGGTGGGAGTAATGCCGGATTATTCATCTTTCTACGATGATTTATCCGCATTAGAACATCTAAGGTATTTCAGCAAGATCCTGGGAGTGAAAATGAAGAAAGAGGAATATATTAGACTGCTTGAAATGGTTGGTTTAGAAAGCGACACCAAGCTAAAGGTCAAAAAGTTTTCTTTTGGTATGAAGAAAAAGCTGGGGATTGCACAGACCTTATTAAATAATCCCGATATCATCTTCTTGGATGAACCAACATCCGGAGTTGATGCTAATTCTGTTTTGACTATACATTCTCTTATAAAAGATATATCAAGTGATGGTACTACGGTGTTCCTAACATCACATAACTTAGACGAGGTCGAGAAATTATGTGATGAGATATCTATAATGGACAAAGGTGCTATAAAGCTACAAGGGAGTATCGATTCCTTAAAAAAGGAATTCCAAAAAAACCTAACTGTTACCGTTAAGCACGGCCATATACCTGCGCAGCATAAAGATAACTTAAAGCATAAACTAGATTCCCTTGCATCAAACGTAGAGTGGGAGGAAGAATACGTAAGGTTTGTAGTAGCGGAAGAGAAAAAGATTTCTTCCATAAATCGTTTATTTACTGGATTGGATGTAGACGTATATCGAATTCAGGTATATGAACCGTCATTAGAAGAGATATTCCTGAATACGGGAAAAGAAGAAACTGTTCCTTTAAGATCTCATCATGCTGTTTAA
- a CDS encoding GntR family transcriptional regulator — MNMDKKKAVQQSYEMVRDKILNGQLQSGEKITEEKLAADLGFSRTPIRDAIKRLEYEGLIINKKVVKPTDKDLRNIFQVRMLLEGYSARCAATYSSADQLETLADCVETGKTGSYDEIMDANERFHQIIVQTSGNDRLIDTINRMQSIIYLFRKTVVFYNRPFLIEEHEDIFQAIKDRQPERAEELMKQHLEKDLDFCLHLIDSQN; from the coding sequence ATGAATATGGATAAGAAAAAAGCCGTGCAGCAGTCTTATGAAATGGTACGGGACAAGATATTGAACGGTCAGCTGCAAAGCGGTGAAAAAATCACGGAAGAAAAGCTGGCAGCTGATCTCGGTTTCAGCCGAACGCCAATCCGTGATGCGATCAAAAGATTGGAATATGAAGGGCTGATCATCAATAAAAAAGTAGTAAAGCCGACTGATAAAGATCTGCGGAATATTTTTCAGGTTCGCATGCTTTTGGAAGGATACAGCGCACGCTGTGCGGCGACCTATTCTTCCGCAGATCAATTGGAGACATTGGCGGATTGTGTGGAAACAGGAAAAACCGGATCCTATGATGAAATCATGGATGCCAACGAAAGATTCCATCAGATCATTGTCCAAACCAGCGGCAACGACAGACTGATCGATACAATCAACCGCATGCAAAGCATCATTTACTTATTCCGTAAGACCGTGGTATTTTACAACCGCCCTTTTCTGATTGAGGAGCATGAAGATATTTTCCAAGCGATAAAGGACCGGCAGCCAGAACGTGCAGAGGAATTAATGAAACAGCATTTGGAAAAAGATCTCGACTTCTGCCTGCATCTCATCGATAGTCAAAATTAA
- the garR gene encoding 2-hydroxy-3-oxopropionate reductase has product MENANVFNTFFGGEQIIMESNIGFIGLGIMGKPMALNLIKAGQNVTAFDINKAAVEQLAEAGAKPALSIQEAVENNDVVITMLPSAKHVKDVVLGENGVASFAKAGSIVIDMSSLSPVDSVEIAAALKERDIHMMDAPVSGGEPKAIDGTLSIMVGGKEADFTATKHIFDIIGAETVLVGDNGSGATAKLANQIIVNLNIAAMSEALVLAAKANIDIEKMYQAIRGGLAGSAVLDAKVPLILDRNFKPGGRIDINLKDITNVMDTAHSIGVPLPLTSQLLEIFHALKADGKATDDHGGIVQYYEKLAHVEVGRK; this is encoded by the coding sequence ATTGAGAATGCAAACGTATTCAATACTTTTTTTGGAGGCGAACAGATCATCATGGAATCAAACATAGGCTTTATTGGACTTGGGATTATGGGGAAACCGATGGCATTGAATTTAATAAAAGCAGGTCAAAATGTAACCGCTTTTGATATTAATAAGGCTGCTGTCGAACAGCTGGCAGAAGCAGGAGCAAAACCAGCTCTGTCCATCCAGGAAGCAGTAGAAAACAATGATGTCGTGATTACGATGCTGCCTAGCGCAAAGCATGTAAAGGATGTCGTTTTGGGAGAAAACGGTGTAGCTTCATTTGCCAAAGCGGGCTCGATTGTGATCGATATGAGCTCACTATCCCCGGTTGACAGCGTGGAAATCGCAGCTGCATTAAAGGAAAGGGACATACATATGATGGACGCGCCAGTCAGCGGAGGAGAGCCAAAAGCGATAGATGGAACCCTCTCCATCATGGTAGGGGGAAAAGAGGCGGATTTCACAGCAACCAAGCACATCTTTGACATCATCGGAGCTGAGACCGTCCTGGTAGGAGATAACGGCAGCGGCGCAACCGCAAAGCTTGCAAATCAAATAATTGTGAACTTGAATATCGCAGCCATGTCCGAGGCGCTTGTACTGGCAGCAAAAGCAAATATCGATATAGAGAAAATGTATCAGGCAATCAGAGGAGGCCTTGCTGGCAGTGCGGTACTTGATGCGAAGGTACCATTGATTCTCGATCGCAACTTCAAACCAGGCGGCCGGATCGATATCAATCTGAAGGACATCACCAATGTCATGGATACTGCGCACAGTATCGGTGTTCCGCTTCCGCTTACAAGTCAGCTGCTGGAGATTTTCCATGCACTGAAAGCAGACGGAAAAGCAACGGATGACCATGGCGGCATTGTGCAATATTACGAGAAGCTTGCCCATGTAGAAGTAGGGAGGAAGTAA
- a CDS encoding four-carbon acid sugar kinase family protein — MDDTKAKQLLDEALQSFNKKIIVLDDDPTGVQTIHDISVYTDWTAESIRAGFKEANSMFFILTNSRAFTAKETEQVHQDIAAAIAQVAKEEGKDYIIISRGDSTLRGHYPLETEVLKQTVEKVSGDKFDGEVIFPFFKEGGRYTLDDIHYVQNENSLIPAGMTEFAKDRTFGFTHSHLGKWVEEKTEGRYQADKATYLSLDEIRAMDIDALLEKLLQVEDFNKVIINAVDYADVQIAVTALIRAMNAGKKFMFRTAASLTKVIGGVSDRALLSKQDLIEENEKNGGLILVGSHVKKTTQQLEQLRKLDGLHFIEFNTHLVLEEEAFGKEFNRVLKEAESLIKQGRTVAVYTRRERLDLGPDKKEEELQLSVKISKAVTSIVTSLSVRPKFIVAKGGITSSDIGVNGLAVKRATVAGQIKPGIPVWVTGRESRFPGIAYVIFPGNVGEVTTLREVIEELAY; from the coding sequence ATGGATGATACAAAGGCGAAGCAGCTGCTGGATGAGGCACTGCAATCATTTAACAAGAAAATCATCGTATTGGATGATGACCCGACAGGGGTACAGACCATCCATGATATTTCCGTGTACACCGATTGGACGGCAGAAAGTATTCGTGCCGGGTTTAAAGAAGCAAACAGCATGTTCTTTATCCTTACGAATTCCAGAGCCTTCACTGCGAAAGAAACAGAGCAAGTGCATCAGGATATCGCTGCTGCCATCGCGCAGGTTGCCAAAGAGGAAGGTAAAGACTATATCATTATAAGCCGCGGGGATTCCACCCTGAGAGGCCACTATCCGCTGGAAACGGAAGTCCTGAAGCAGACGGTGGAAAAAGTAAGCGGTGACAAGTTCGATGGAGAAGTCATCTTTCCTTTCTTCAAGGAGGGAGGCCGCTACACGCTTGATGATATCCATTATGTCCAAAATGAGAACAGCTTGATTCCGGCTGGTATGACCGAATTCGCCAAAGACCGGACATTCGGCTTCACACATTCCCATCTCGGTAAGTGGGTGGAGGAAAAGACAGAAGGAAGATATCAGGCGGATAAGGCTACCTATCTATCACTGGATGAAATCCGGGCCATGGATATTGACGCACTTTTGGAGAAGTTATTGCAGGTGGAAGACTTCAATAAAGTCATTATAAATGCAGTCGATTACGCAGATGTGCAGATAGCTGTGACTGCCCTGATCCGCGCCATGAATGCGGGCAAGAAATTTATGTTCCGCACAGCAGCATCGCTGACAAAAGTAATCGGCGGGGTTTCTGACCGGGCGCTTTTATCAAAGCAGGATCTGATTGAAGAAAATGAGAAAAATGGCGGGCTTATTTTGGTAGGCTCCCATGTGAAGAAAACCACCCAGCAGCTCGAACAGCTAAGGAAATTGGATGGACTTCACTTCATCGAATTCAATACGCATTTAGTATTGGAGGAAGAGGCTTTCGGCAAGGAATTCAATCGCGTGCTGAAAGAGGCGGAATCGCTTATCAAACAGGGAAGAACAGTTGCTGTTTATACCCGGAGGGAACGTTTGGATCTTGGTCCGGATAAAAAAGAGGAAGAATTGCAGCTCTCAGTGAAAATCTCCAAAGCTGTCACTAGTATCGTGACTTCCTTGAGCGTACGTCCTAAATTCATTGTTGCCAAAGGCGGCATTACTTCCAGTGATATCGGTGTGAATGGCCTGGCGGTTAAACGGGCAACAGTGGCAGGGCAGATCAAGCCTGGTATTCCGGTATGGGTAACTGGAAGGGAAAGCAGATTCCCAGGCATCGCTTATGTGATCTTCCCGGGCAATGTGGGCGAAGTCACTACCTTAAGAGAAGTAATAGAGGAACTGGCGTACTAA
- a CDS encoding gluconate:H+ symporter: MPIVYICIGVALLLLLITVFRLNAFISLVIVALLVGIMEGMHPIEALESVKNGIGSTLGDLALVLGFGTMLGKLMADSGGAQRIADTLIARFGQNKVQIALVITAFIVGIAMFYETGFIVIIPLVFTVAIGANLPVLYIGMPVAAALITVHGFVPPHPGPTAIAVIFDANIGIMLLIGLIIAIPSIFIGGVLYTRMFKMENLQSDIPKKLFNSKRLADDEMPGFGISIFTALIPVILMFIYAFMEIFYPDSSLLEYVGFIGDPSIALLIAVILGVFTFGLNNGRSMEDVMNTIAESIASIAMILLIIGGGGAFKQILIDSEVDKYIAGFMEGSGFSPIILTWLIAAVLRVSLGSATVAGLTAAGIAAPLAGAGASPELMALAAGAGSITFSHVNDAGFWIYKEYFNLSIGKTIKTWSVSVTIISVVGLLCILLLDLFM, translated from the coding sequence ATGCCAATTGTATACATATGCATCGGAGTGGCACTTCTGCTGCTGCTTATCACAGTCTTTAGGTTAAACGCTTTCATATCACTTGTGATTGTGGCGCTATTGGTAGGCATCATGGAAGGGATGCATCCTATTGAAGCCCTGGAGTCAGTAAAAAATGGGATTGGTTCTACGCTTGGGGACCTAGCCCTTGTATTGGGATTTGGAACCATGCTTGGAAAGCTGATGGCTGATTCTGGCGGAGCCCAGCGGATTGCGGATACATTGATTGCGCGTTTTGGACAAAATAAAGTCCAGATTGCGTTAGTCATTACAGCATTCATCGTAGGAATTGCTATGTTCTATGAAACCGGATTCATCGTCATCATCCCGCTCGTATTCACAGTGGCGATTGGCGCCAATCTACCGGTTTTATACATTGGAATGCCTGTTGCAGCGGCATTGATCACGGTGCATGGATTCGTTCCTCCTCATCCCGGACCGACTGCCATTGCTGTTATCTTTGATGCAAACATCGGCATCATGCTCTTGATTGGTCTGATCATAGCCATCCCATCTATTTTTATAGGCGGTGTGCTTTATACACGTATGTTTAAAATGGAAAATCTGCAAAGCGATATTCCTAAGAAACTATTCAACTCAAAACGGCTGGCAGATGATGAAATGCCAGGATTCGGAATCAGTATCTTCACCGCGCTGATCCCGGTCATTCTAATGTTCATCTATGCATTCATGGAGATTTTCTATCCTGATTCCAGTTTATTGGAGTATGTCGGATTCATAGGAGACCCGTCTATTGCATTGTTGATTGCTGTCATCCTGGGAGTGTTCACCTTTGGCTTGAATAATGGACGCTCGATGGAAGATGTCATGAACACGATAGCGGAATCGATTGCTTCCATTGCGATGATTCTATTGATCATCGGGGGCGGCGGTGCGTTTAAGCAAATTTTGATTGATAGTGAAGTAGATAAGTATATTGCAGGCTTCATGGAAGGATCGGGATTTTCACCGATCATCTTGACATGGCTGATTGCGGCGGTTCTCCGGGTTTCGCTGGGATCGGCAACTGTTGCCGGGCTCACAGCGGCCGGAATTGCGGCCCCATTGGCAGGTGCCGGTGCAAGCCCTGAATTAATGGCATTGGCAGCCGGTGCCGGAAGCATCACCTTCTCCCATGTCAACGACGCTGGTTTTTGGATTTACAAAGAGTACTTTAATTTGTCAATCGGCAAGACCATCAAAACCTGGTCTGTCAGCGTTACAATCATCTCGGTTGTCGGCCTGCTATGCATTTTATTATTGGATTTGTTTATGTAA
- a CDS encoding class II fructose-bisphosphate aldolase yields the protein MLLDTKAMLQDAQKNGYAVAAFNVYSLETVQAAIAAAEAAGSPVIIALGERYVPAVDIDGFAEMVKGLARKSSIPVSLHLDHAYEKETIIRAIRAGFDSVMYDGSKHDLENNIKYTKEIVEIAHLAGVSVEAEIGSMARGAFSDEEEGTGALTDPKLAEEFVEATGVDFLAAAIGTVHGMYQGEPNIDLDLLEDIKKRVDIPLVLHGGSGTPQETIRKTINSGICKINVNTEVSIAAVKRLKSLLAKEDTMHLSVVMEAIQSEIQPVMERFIKLFANDK from the coding sequence ATGTTATTGGATACAAAAGCAATGCTGCAGGATGCACAGAAAAACGGTTATGCTGTCGCAGCCTTTAATGTATATAGTCTGGAAACGGTTCAGGCTGCCATAGCGGCAGCCGAAGCAGCTGGCAGTCCAGTGATTATCGCATTGGGGGAGCGGTATGTGCCAGCGGTCGATATAGATGGATTTGCCGAAATGGTAAAAGGCCTGGCGCGCAAAAGCTCCATTCCGGTAAGTTTGCATCTGGATCATGCCTATGAAAAAGAAACGATCATCCGGGCAATACGCGCTGGGTTTGATTCTGTCATGTATGACGGATCGAAACATGACTTGGAAAATAATATAAAATATACAAAAGAGATAGTGGAGATAGCCCATTTAGCAGGAGTATCGGTGGAAGCGGAAATCGGCTCGATGGCAAGAGGGGCATTTTCTGATGAGGAAGAAGGAACGGGGGCACTGACTGATCCGAAGTTAGCAGAGGAGTTTGTCGAAGCTACTGGTGTCGACTTCCTGGCTGCAGCCATTGGGACGGTTCACGGGATGTATCAAGGAGAGCCGAATATTGATCTGGATTTACTCGAAGATATCAAAAAACGTGTTGATATTCCGTTGGTGCTGCACGGTGGATCTGGCACTCCTCAGGAAACGATTCGAAAGACGATCAACTCAGGGATTTGCAAGATAAACGTCAATACGGAAGTTTCCATAGCTGCTGTTAAACGCTTGAAAAGCCTGTTAGCGAAGGAAGATACCATGCATCTATCGGTTGTGATGGAAGCTATACAATCCGAAATCCAGCCTGTCATGGAGAGATTTATCAAGCTATTTGCGAATGATAAATAA
- a CDS encoding GNAT family N-acetyltransferase → MKTRKLTAADAEAYWELRLLALQDHPDAFSTSYEDAIKQEDPIGRVKGNLESPDAETYGIFKEGKIAGNATLRYETPVKLRHRADLVGVYLAPEIRGKGYGKMLITKMFQAARGRDGIEKINLAVADTNPAARHVYEQAGFKPFGVEEKALKMGDTYISEIHMTLVLEDDK, encoded by the coding sequence ATGAAAACAAGAAAATTGACTGCCGCAGATGCAGAAGCGTATTGGGAACTAAGATTACTAGCATTGCAAGATCATCCTGATGCATTCAGTACCTCCTATGAGGATGCGATAAAACAGGAAGATCCAATCGGGAGGGTGAAAGGTAATTTGGAAAGCCCGGATGCAGAAACCTATGGAATCTTCAAGGAGGGCAAAATTGCCGGCAATGCAACGCTGAGATATGAGACACCTGTGAAACTGCGGCATCGTGCGGATTTGGTGGGGGTTTATCTAGCACCGGAAATACGGGGGAAAGGCTATGGCAAAATGCTTATCACAAAAATGTTCCAGGCTGCCCGTGGACGAGATGGCATCGAGAAGATAAATCTGGCAGTGGCAGACACGAACCCAGCAGCCAGGCATGTATATGAGCAGGCGGGCTTCAAACCATTTGGTGTTGAAGAAAAAGCTTTGAAAATGGGAGATACATATATATCGGAAATTCACATGACTTTGGTTTTGGAGGATGACAAATGA
- a CDS encoding HAD family hydrolase codes for MNFIFDLDGTICFKGRPVTQHIMDTLKDLEQNGHQVIFASARPIRDLLPVIDHHFHSITLIGGNGSLISKGGKIIFSHAFSPVQLHAMERVIEAYKASYLIDGEWNYAYTGDPAHPLKSRVDPDGLAEEVKLEDLEQVVKILVLDSADQEQVASKAEKLGLRVHRHQGEGIVDISPPGIDKWSAIQEAGIKEKEYIAFGNDANDVEMFRHAKYAVMIGKHEELAHYADAAIPLDEACEEGIVAMLKDLAANTGRKGQREDVQA; via the coding sequence ATGAATTTTATCTTCGATTTGGATGGCACTATCTGCTTTAAAGGAAGACCTGTCACACAGCACATAATGGATACGCTGAAAGACCTTGAACAGAATGGACATCAAGTGATTTTTGCATCGGCAAGACCGATCCGGGATCTGCTCCCTGTCATTGATCATCACTTTCACTCCATTACGCTGATAGGAGGCAATGGCTCCTTGATCTCTAAAGGCGGGAAGATAATTTTCTCCCATGCATTTTCGCCCGTTCAATTGCATGCGATGGAGAGAGTGATAGAAGCCTACAAAGCCAGTTACTTGATAGATGGAGAGTGGAACTATGCCTATACAGGCGATCCAGCGCATCCCCTGAAATCGAGGGTCGATCCGGATGGTCTGGCTGAAGAAGTAAAATTGGAGGATCTCGAACAGGTAGTTAAAATTCTCGTTCTGGATTCTGCCGATCAAGAACAGGTGGCTTCAAAGGCAGAAAAGCTGGGACTTCGCGTCCATCGTCATCAGGGTGAAGGCATCGTGGACATCAGCCCTCCCGGCATTGATAAGTGGAGTGCCATCCAAGAAGCGGGGATCAAGGAAAAAGAATATATTGCTTTTGGCAATGATGCAAATGATGTCGAAATGTTCCGGCATGCCAAGTATGCCGTCATGATCGGGAAGCATGAAGAACTGGCGCATTATGCAGATGCAGCTATTCCGCTTGATGAAGCTTGTGAAGAGGGAATTGTGGCGATGCTGAAGGATTTGGCTGCCAACACCGGCAGGAAAGGTCAAAGAGAAGACGTACAAGCCTAA